Below is a window of Halolamina sp. CBA1230 DNA.
GGGTGAGTCGGTCCACATCGACCGCGACGTGACGAACGCCGACCGCGCGGTCGGGACGATGCTGTCGAGCGAGATCGCCCAACAGGTCGGCCTCGACGGCCTTCCGGACGGGACGATCCGGGCCGACCTCACCGGCACCGCGGGCCAGTCCTTCGGCGCGTTCCTGAAGCGGGGCGTGACGCTGAGGCTGACCGGCGCCGCCAACGACTACGTGGGGAAGGGGCTCTCCGGCGGCCGGCTAGTGGTCCAGCCGCCCGACGACGCCGCGTTCGACCCCACGGAGAACGTGCTCGCGGGCAACGTCGCGCTGTACGGCGCGACCGACGGCGAACTGTACGTCAACGGCACCGCGGGCGAGCGCTTCGCGGTGCGCAACTCCGGCGCGACGGCGGTCGTCGAGGGCGTCGGCGACCACGGCTGTGAGTACATGACCGGCGGCATCGTCGCCGTGCTGGGCGACGTGGGCAAGAACTTCGCCGCCGGGATGTCCGGCGGCGTCGCCTACGTGTACGATCCCGAGGGCGACCTCGAACGACGCGCGAACACGGGGATGGTGACGCTCTCGACCCCGAGCGAGAAGGACGAGCGCGTGCTCCGGCGCCTGGTCGAGAACCACGTCGCCCACACCGACAGCGAGCGCGGCCGCGAACTGCTCGACGAGTGGGAGGCCACCCTCGCGGCGTTCACGAAGGTGATGCCCGACGCGTACAGCCGCGTGATCGAGGAGGAGGGTCGCGCCGACGTGCGCGACAGCCCGCCGGCGGCCGTCGCCGACGCCGCGACGCGTCCGCCACGCTCCGCGTCGACGGGCGACTGAGCCGGTCGGCCGGTTCGCGTGGTAACTACCCACACGCTTAACACGGTTCCCGCCCAACTGTCGCCTGCATGGTGCGTACGGTTCCACCGAACGAGGAAGCACGGAGCGTCTTCGAACGCCTCGGCTACGCCGTCTCCGGCGACGGACCGGAGTTCGTCGCGGAGCGGAAGTGGCGGTCCGTCCGGGTACGGACACTCTGCGCGGAGGATGCCGCCCGGCCGGTCGAGTTCGACGGAGAGTATGGCCTCGAATGCCTCGTAACGTGGACCGAATGCGTGGACGAACTCGACGAACACCTCGCCGAACGGTCGCCCGACGGGGAGTTGGCGATCATCGGCGTCGACGACGACGGCGGGTACGAAGTGCACAAAGCAGCATAGCTAACTGCCGCTGCTCCCACCTTTTTACGCGCGACAGCCGAGTGGTAGCCTATGCTGGCGCTCCAGTTCGGGATCGTCGAGGAGGGGATCGACCGGTTCGTCGGGGACATCACCGCCGCGATCCCGCGAATCCTCGCGGGGCTGATCTTCCTCGTGCTCGCGGGGATCCTCGCGAAACTCGTGATGACGGTGCTCCGCGGGTTCCTCCGCCGAACGCTCCCGGAGGACGACGAGGTGTACCGGCGGTTCATCGGCGCCGTCGTGGCCGCGTTCCTCTGGTTCGGGATCGGCCTCTCCTTCCTCTCGATCGTCGGCCTCGACCAGATCGCCGCCTCGATGGGCACCGCCGCCGGCTTCCTCGCGCTGGGGGTCTCCTACTCGCTGTCGAACATGATCGCCGACGCAGTCGCCGGGGTGTACCTCATCCGCGACCCGGACTTCGCGCCGGGCGACCGCGTGAAAGCCGGCGACGTGACCGGGACGGTTCGCGCCATCGAGCTCCGCAAGACGCGGTTCGACGACGAGAACGGCGACACGGTGGTCCGGAGCAACGCCGAGATCGAGAAGAAGTGGACCCGACTCGACGAGGATCTCGAGTCCACGACGACCGACGGCGACGAACGGACCGTGTAACCCGATAGCACGGGTTGCGGGAGACTTATCACCGCGAGTCGCGAATCTCGGCCGATGTTCGTCGGCCACGCGTTACTGGCGTTCGCGCTGGTAGGGGGAGCAGCGGCGCTGCTGGCCGACCGCCGGACCGCCCTCCGTCTAGGGATCGTCGCCGCGGCGTTCGCGGCGGTGCCCGACGTGGACATGGCCTACGCGCTGGTCGGGCTCGTCGGCGCCGACGGCGGCGTGATGGGGACGGTCCAATCGTTCTGGGCGGCCAGCACCGCCGTCCACCGCACGATCACTCACTCGCTGCTGGTCGCGCCCGTCGCCGCCGCGCTCGCGGCCGCGTGGCTGCACGGGCGACGCGACAGCACACACTCGTGGCTCAGCGTCGCGATCCTGCTCGGTGGGGGGCTGACCGCCGTCGCCGCCGCCGTCAGCGGCGCGCTCGGCGGGGCCGTGATGGCCGTGTTCGTGATCGCCGCCGCCCTCGTCGCCGAGGGGGTGGGGCGCTACACCACCTTCGGCGCCCGGGCGACGTTCGCCGTCGCCCTCGTCGGCCTGCTCTCACACCCGTTCGGCGATCTTGCGACCGGCGATCCGCCCGCGTTCCTCTACCCGCTGTCGGCGCCGCTGGTGACCGAGCGCGTCGCGCTCTCGGCGGACCCGACGCTCCACCTGCTCGGCGCGTTCGGCGTCGAACTCGCCGCGATCTGGGCCGGGCTGCTGGTAGCGATGTGGCTGCTCGAACGGCCGATCCGCGATGCGATCGACTTCCGAGCCGTCGCGGGCGCCGGCTACGCGCTGGCCGCGCTGGCGATCCCCGCACCGACGCTCGAGTTCTCCTACCCGTTCGTGTTCTCCGTGCTCTCGGTGGGGATGATCGGCGTCGTCCCCCGGGTCCGCCTACCGGACGTCGAGATCGAGCCTCCCGACGCCGTCGGCGCCGCGCTCACGGGGCTGGCGGCGGTGACGCTCGCCGGCGCCGCCTACGCCGTCGCGTACGTCGCGCTCTAGAGGCCGAGCGCCAGCGGGCCGAGCAACACCCCCATGAGGTACACCCGACGCGCGCCGATCCGGACCGCGATCAGCCCCACCAGCGTCGCGAGCGAGAACACCGCGACCCCCGCCGGCCCCGCGAACAGCGCCGAGAGGGCGACGAGCAGGCAGAGGACGGCGACCGCTAGCCGTCGCTGATCCAGTCGCGACACCACCCGGAACGCCGCGTCACCCAGTAGGCCGACGAGGACGAACCCCGTCGCGGCCGCGACGACGACCACCGGCAGGAGCACGGAGAGCGACAGCGGCACCCCCGCGTCGTCGACGGCGACGAGGACGCCCGATCGCGGCGCGCCGAGCGCGACCAGCGCGAACAGCGAGAACACGGCGGTCGAACTGTTCGCGCCGCTGGTGGCGACGACGAACCCCCGGAGGTCGCTGCGGGCCGGCACCGCGGGGAGCGAGACGGTCGCGGCGACGCCGGCCGAGACGCCCGGGAGGTAGCCCACCGCCGCCCCCGAGAACCCGCCCGCGGCTGCGGAGACCCCCAGGTCGAGCGGCGGGATCGCGAGCGCGGCGTCGTCCTGTTCGGGGACGCCGCCGCCGTGGAGCGCGTCGAGCAGCACGGGCGCGCCGAACAGCCCGCCGAACAGCGGGGCGAGCACGCCGCCCGTGATGGGTCCCGAGAGGGAGAGGCCGAGTACTGCTGCGCCGAGCGCCGTCGCCACCCCGAACGCGAGCAGGCCGGCCAGCCGCGCGCTGTGGGACGGTTCGGTGGCGAGCAGCACGGCGAGCACGGCCGCGGCGACCAGCGGGAACCACCGAGTCAGCAGCGGCGCCAGCCGGAGCATCGCCCACGTCACTGGGAACGCCAGCAGCGTGGCGACGGCGACCGCAGCACCCGACCCCAGCGCGGAGAGTCGGAGTGCCTCGCGTCCGCGGCCCCGGAGAACCAGCCGGTGGCCCGGGAGCGCGGCCGCAGCCATCGCGCCGTCGGGCACCCCCAGCGCGAGCGAGGGGACGATGTCGAGGAACGTGTGCACGACGCCGGCGGCGAGCATCGCCGCGCCGAGCGCCAGCGGATCGAGCGGGACCTGTGGCGCCGCACCCGCCAACAGCAGTGCGAAGTTGTTCGCGTGCAGCCCCGGCACCAGCCCCGAGCAGGTGCCGAGCAGACAGCCCGCGACCGTCGCGAGCGCGACGGGGACGAGCGCGGCGGTGTCGGCCCGGGGGCCCAGCGGGACGCCCGCGACGCTGCCGAGCACGCCGGCCGCGGCTGCGAGGAGATCGACGAGCGCGTGGGTGAGCGGCGGCGGGGACCACATCCGCGCAGGAGTGGTCCCGTCACCCTACTTCAACTTCGGGGTGTCGACGATGCCGTCCGGCCCTCACTGGATCGTCTCCCCCTCCGCGGA
It encodes the following:
- a CDS encoding tripartite tricarboxylate transporter permease, giving the protein MWSPPPLTHALVDLLAAAAGVLGSVAGVPLGPRADTAALVPVALATVAGCLLGTCSGLVPGLHANNFALLLAGAAPQVPLDPLALGAAMLAAGVVHTFLDIVPSLALGVPDGAMAAAALPGHRLVLRGRGREALRLSALGSGAAVAVATLLAFPVTWAMLRLAPLLTRWFPLVAAAVLAVLLATEPSHSARLAGLLAFGVATALGAAVLGLSLSGPITGGVLAPLFGGLFGAPVLLDALHGGGVPEQDDAALAIPPLDLGVSAAAGGFSGAAVGYLPGVSAGVAATVSLPAVPARSDLRGFVVATSGANSSTAVFSLFALVALGAPRSGVLVAVDDAGVPLSLSVLLPVVVVAAATGFVLVGLLGDAAFRVVSRLDQRRLAVAVLCLLVALSALFAGPAGVAVFSLATLVGLIAVRIGARRVYLMGVLLGPLALGL
- a CDS encoding metal-dependent hydrolase, whose amino-acid sequence is MFVGHALLAFALVGGAAALLADRRTALRLGIVAAAFAAVPDVDMAYALVGLVGADGGVMGTVQSFWAASTAVHRTITHSLLVAPVAAALAAAWLHGRRDSTHSWLSVAILLGGGLTAVAAAVSGALGGAVMAVFVIAAALVAEGVGRYTTFGARATFAVALVGLLSHPFGDLATGDPPAFLYPLSAPLVTERVALSADPTLHLLGAFGVELAAIWAGLLVAMWLLERPIRDAIDFRAVAGAGYALAALAIPAPTLEFSYPFVFSVLSVGMIGVVPRVRLPDVEIEPPDAVGAALTGLAAVTLAGAAYAVAYVAL
- a CDS encoding mechanosensitive ion channel domain-containing protein; amino-acid sequence: MLALQFGIVEEGIDRFVGDITAAIPRILAGLIFLVLAGILAKLVMTVLRGFLRRTLPEDDEVYRRFIGAVVAAFLWFGIGLSFLSIVGLDQIAASMGTAAGFLALGVSYSLSNMIADAVAGVYLIRDPDFAPGDRVKAGDVTGTVRAIELRKTRFDDENGDTVVRSNAEIEKKWTRLDEDLESTTTDGDERTV